In Streptococcus mitis, the DNA window TTCAGCACAAAATTCGTAAATCATTTGATTCTCCTTGAAGATTACTTTAAATTTATTATATCATATTGTTGTGAATATGTTTTCATTTTTATCAAGGGAAATAGTTACAAATTTTACTTATTCTTTATCTGGAATGACCTTGAAGAGATAATAAGTGATAAAGATGGTCAAAGCACCCAGACCAATTTTTACTGGTAAAAGAGGGGCAAAATAAATTGAAATTCCCATCAAAATGTAGATAGATACGATGATTTTTTTCTTGCGTTCACGCGCAATAGACTTAGTCTCACGAAAATCAGCTACATATGCTTGATAGAGCTTGGTATGATAAAGCCAGTCTTCGAAGCGCTTGGAACTTCTTGAGAAACAAGCAATAGACAACAAAAGGAAAGGCGTTGTTGGCAACAAAGGTAAAACAACCCCAACAATAGCCAAGGCCAGTGATAAAAAACCAATAATAAGATAAATAATACGCATAACTTCTCCTCGTGAAAATAATCTTCTTCTAGTTTCGCATACAATGATGAATTTTGTCAAGCTCCAACCAAAAAGAGCCTGAAATTAACTTTCAGGACTCTCCTCTTATTTAATCTTTTCTTCTTCGTAGTCGCCATTACTACATACAACCTGCTTGCCACCACCACGGACTTTTTTCTCCATGAGGAAGTTGCCACATTTTGGACAGTCACGACCAACAGGCTTGTCCCAAGAGGTAAATTCACAGTCTGGATAGCGATTGCAACCATAGAAGAGGCGGTTACGTTTGGTTTTACGCTCAATGATTTGTCCCTGATGACAACTTGGACACTCAACACCAATCTCTTTCACGATTGCTTGGGTATGACGGCAATCTGGGAAATTGCTACAAGCGTAGAACTTACCAAAACGACCAAGTTTAATAACCATTGGACTGCCACACACTTCACAATCAAATCCAGCTGGTTCATCCTTGATCTGGATTTTTTCCATTTCTTCTTCAGCCTTGGCCACTTCTTTAGAGAATGGTTTGTAAAAGGAGTCTATAACACGTTGCCACTGCTCTTTTCCGACTTCGACATCATCCAGCTTGCCTTCCATTTCAGCTGTAAAGGTCACATTTACGATATCTGGGAAATATTCAACGATGAGCTTGTTAACAATTTCTCCCAACTCTGTCGGTTCAAAACGTTTGGATGCAAGGCGAACATAATAACGTTTCTGAATGGTTTCAATGGTTGGCGCGTAGGTTGACGGACGGCCAACACCATTTTCCTCCAAGGTCTTGATAAGGGTCGCTTCAGAATAACGGGCAGGTGGTTGGGTGAAATGTTGCTCTGGTTTGCTATTGACCTGTTTGACCACATCTCCCACAGCCATATCTGGTAACATCTTATTCTTGTCAGAATCATTATAAATGGCAAGATAACCATCAAACTTAACCTGACTACCATTTGCAGCAAATTGAACTCCATTTTGAGACAATTTAACAGCCATGGTATCAAAGACAGCAGCTGTCATCTGGCTAGCTACAAAACGATTCCAAATAAGAGTATAAAGCTTGAGCTGATCCTTATCCAGATACTTAGCGATGCTTTCAGGTGTATTAAAGACACTAGACGGACGAATAGCCTCGTGGGCATCCTGAGCTCCTGAAGCATTTTTGACCTTGCTACCATGCTTAGAATACTTGCTACCAAAACGGTCCGTGATGAAACTTGCTGCTTCATTCTGCGCTACAGGACTGATACGAGTCGAATCGGTACGCATATAGGTAATCAAACCTTGAACACCAGAACCGATATTAATTCCTTCATAGAGCTGTTGGGCAACCATCATGGTTTTTCGAGTACGGAAATTGATTTTATTGGCAGCATCCATCTGCATAGATGAAGTGGTATAGGGTAATGGAGCATTGCGTTTGCGCTCTTTCTTATCTACTTGATCCACTGAAAAATCTTTACTAGTCAGACGAGATAAGACTTCCTTGACCTCATCATTACTAGTCAGTTTTAGCTTTTTACCATCTACTCCATAGAAGGAAGCCTGAAATTGCTTGGTTCCCTTCTTAAAGACACCATCAATTGTCCAGTATTCTTCAGGCTGGAAGGCGTTGATTTCATTCTCACGGTCAATGATGAGTTTAAGGGCAATGGACTGTACGCGCCCTGCTGACAAACCCTTCTTGACCTTTTTCCACAAAATAGGCGAAATCGAATAGCCTACCAAGCGGTCCAAAACACGACGAGCTTGTTGGGCATCTACCAAGTCCATATCAATCTTGCGCGGTTCTTTAAAAGCATTTTTGACTGCATCCTTGGTGATTTCATTGAAGACCACACGGTTGGCATCATTTTCATCCAAGCTGAGAATATGAGCCAAATGCCAAGAAATCGCTTCTCCTTCACGGTCCGGGTCACTCGCCAGAAAGACTTTATTAGCTTTTTTAGCTTCTTTTTTCAAGTCATTGATAAGAGGACCTTTTCCTCGGATATTGATATATTGCGGTTCATAATTATTTTCAATATTGACGGACATACTAGATTTCTTCAAATCACGGATATGGCCGACGCTGGCTAAAACCTTGTAGTTTCTGCCGAGATATTTTTCAATCGTCTTGGCCTTAGCAGGCGACTCCACGATTACTAGATTTTTTTTAACTGTTGATTTTTTCTTTTTTGTTGCCGTAGCCACAGTATCACACCTTTTCAAAGTAATAAACTTTATAAAGTGTAAACCATTTTGCCATAACTGTCAAGACTTAGCTCCTATATATAGAAGAAAAGTTGGTTTAAAAAGCAAAATTTCGTCTTAAAATTCAAATTCCGCAAGAACATCTTGCCCACTGGTGACCAATTTTGCTCCTTCTTGAATCAAATGATGACATCCATCAGATAGTCCATCTAAAATGCTACCAGGAATAGCAAAGACATCGCGCCCTTCTTCCATTGCTCGCTCACAGGTAATAAGACTACCTGAGCGCATCTTAGCCTCTGCTACAATCACACCACGACAAAGTCCAGCAATGATGCGATTACGGGCAGGAAAATGAAATTTCAGAGGTTGTTCACCAGGTCCATATTCACTGATAACCAGATGGTCATTGCTGATGTAGTCTTGCAAGCGTTTATTGGCTTTAGGATAAATCACATCCAGCCCTGTTCCAATCACTGCAATGGTTTTGCCACCACTCTGGAGAGCTGCCATATGAGCTGCTGTATCAATGCCCTTAGCAAGACCACTTACAATAACCAGTTCATTTTCCAAGCCTTGAATGACTTTTTCAACTGACTTAGCTCCCTGTTTGCTACAAGCACGACTACCCACAACCGCTACTTTTGGAAATTTCAAGAGATCCAGATTTCCCTTGTAAAATAAAAGCACAGGCGCATCATAAATTTCACTCAGGTCCCAAGGGTAACA includes these proteins:
- a CDS encoding YbaN family protein; amino-acid sequence: MRIIYLIIGFLSLALAIVGVVLPLLPTTPFLLLSIACFSRSSKRFEDWLYHTKLYQAYVADFRETKSIARERKKKIIVSIYILMGISIYFAPLLPVKIGLGALTIFITYYLFKVIPDKE
- the topA gene encoding type I DNA topoisomerase; translation: MATATKKKKSTVKKNLVIVESPAKAKTIEKYLGRNYKVLASVGHIRDLKKSSMSVNIENNYEPQYINIRGKGPLINDLKKEAKKANKVFLASDPDREGEAISWHLAHILSLDENDANRVVFNEITKDAVKNAFKEPRKIDMDLVDAQQARRVLDRLVGYSISPILWKKVKKGLSAGRVQSIALKLIIDRENEINAFQPEEYWTIDGVFKKGTKQFQASFYGVDGKKLKLTSNDEVKEVLSRLTSKDFSVDQVDKKERKRNAPLPYTTSSMQMDAANKINFRTRKTMMVAQQLYEGINIGSGVQGLITYMRTDSTRISPVAQNEAASFITDRFGSKYSKHGSKVKNASGAQDAHEAIRPSSVFNTPESIAKYLDKDQLKLYTLIWNRFVASQMTAAVFDTMAVKLSQNGVQFAANGSQVKFDGYLAIYNDSDKNKMLPDMAVGDVVKQVNSKPEQHFTQPPARYSEATLIKTLEENGVGRPSTYAPTIETIQKRYYVRLASKRFEPTELGEIVNKLIVEYFPDIVNVTFTAEMEGKLDDVEVGKEQWQRVIDSFYKPFSKEVAKAEEEMEKIQIKDEPAGFDCEVCGSPMVIKLGRFGKFYACSNFPDCRHTQAIVKEIGVECPSCHQGQIIERKTKRNRLFYGCNRYPDCEFTSWDKPVGRDCPKCGNFLMEKKVRGGGKQVVCSNGDYEEEKIK
- the dprA gene encoding DNA-processing protein DprA — translated: MKITNYEIYKLKKSGLTNQQVLKVLEYGENVDQELLLGDIADISGCRNPAVFMERYFQIDDAHLEKEFQKFPSFSILDDCYPWDLSEIYDAPVLLFYKGNLDLLKFPKVAVVGSRACSKQGAKSVEKVIQGLENELVIVSGLAKGIDTAAHMAALQSGGKTIAVIGTGLDVIYPKANKRLQDYISNDHLVISEYGPGEQPLKFHFPARNRIIAGLCRGVIVAEAKMRSGSLITCERAMEEGRDVFAIPGSILDGLSDGCHHLIQEGAKLVTSGQDVLAEFEF